One Planctomycetota bacterium DNA segment encodes these proteins:
- a CDS encoding TMEM165/GDT1 family protein, with protein sequence LGDKTQLSILLFSAKSQRPWSVCLGACLALVVTTVIATVLGYVGKEVVPARLLHYVAAAGFIGIGIWLFLAKP encoded by the coding sequence TTGGGCGACAAGACGCAACTGAGCATCCTATTGTTCAGCGCGAAGAGCCAGAGGCCGTGGTCCGTCTGCCTGGGGGCGTGCCTGGCCCTCGTGGTGACGACCGTCATCGCGACGGTGCTCGGCTATGTGGGCAAGGAGGTGGTGCCGGCCCGGCTGCTGCACTACGTGGCGGCGGCGGGATTCATCGGCATCGGCATCTGGTTGTTCCTGGCGAAACCTTGA